CCCGCCATGGATTATCCTTGGGATCTGGCTTATTCATCGCATTCCTCCTGAGAGCCTCCCTCTAGGGAAACTCGTAGCCTAGGCTGAATCCTCATTTATTGTAACGAAGCGATGCAAGGTTTGTCAATTGAGGAAACTCCTAATGTTCGCATTGCGCAAACGCCTTAGAGCCTTGCGGCTCTAGGGTTTGCCGATTTTCAAACCAAACAGTCGAACTGTACGCTGTAGCGTTTGTCATGATTTTGTCACGGTTGGAACGGGGCCGGGCGTTCGCTCGTTCTTCCGAAGTGGTGAAGGATCGCCTGAACAATGCGCTGAGAGGCTTTTCCGTCCCCGTAAGGATTAGCTGCCTGACTCATTTTATTGTATAAATTTGCATCCGTCAGCAAGGCCCGTGTACGTTCATATACCTTCTCCTCGCTTGTTCCCACCAGCTCCAGAGTGCCTGCATCAATGCCTTCAGGACGCTCCGTCGTCTCACGAAGTACTAGTGCCGGCACGCCGAATGAAGGTGCCTCTTCTTGAATACCGCCGGAATCGGTCAAAATCATATGGGTATGCGGATAAAAATTATGAAGCTCGAACACATCAAGCGGATCAATCAGTTTAATTCTAGGATGATCGCCTAAAATCTCATGAGCCGGCTCTTTAACGGCTGGGCTTGGGTGAACAGGATACACAATGGCGATATCCTCGAATTCATCGGCAATCCGGCGCACAGCTCGGAAAATTTGTCGATGCGGTTCGCCTTGCGACTCTCGGCGGTGGGCTGTCATTAGGATCAGTTTGCGGCCTTGCGCCCAATCCAGAATCGGATGCTGGAAGTCCTTCTGAACCGTATATTGGAACACATCCGTTACTGTGTTGCCTGTAATGTAGATGCGATCCTCCGGTTTGTTCTCTTTGCGCAGGCTGCTCGCCGATAGATCCGTCGGGGCAAAATGCAGATCGGAGAGTACACCCGTCAACTGGCGGTTCATCTCTTCCGGATACGGGGACATCTTATTCCAAGTCCTGAGGCCCGCTTCTACGTGGCCCACTTGAATCTGCTGCAGAAACGCCGCATAGCTGCCCAAGAATGTCGTCAACGTATCGCCATGGACCAGAATCAGGTCCGGCTTCGTTTCCTGAAAGACCGGCTCCAGTCCTTGCAGCACGCGGATGGTGATTTCGTTCAGCGTCTGGCGGTCCTTCATGACATTCAAGTCGAAATCCGGCTTAATCTTGAACAGATCGAGTACCTGATCCAGGATTTCGCGATGCTGTGCTGTTACGCATACGAGCGATTCAATATGCTCAGGATGCTTCTCCAGCTCTAGTACGAGCGGAGCCATTTTAATAGCTTCAGGTCTTGTCCCAAAGATCGTAATGATTTTCAAACGCTTCATCGGTTCTTACTCCCCCACTCTTATTTCGTACCGAACAAACGGTCCCCTGCATCTCCAAGACCAGGAACAATATAGCCATGATCGTTCAGATAATCGTCTACAGCCGCCACGTAGATGTCCACGTTTGGATGCTCATTTTGCACGGCTTTAATGCCTTCCGGCGCTGCAATCAGGCACATCAGCTTGATCTGCGTGCAGCCTCTGCGTTTTAGCACTTCAATTGCTGCATTCGCCGAGCCCCCGGTTGCCAGCATCGGGTCAATGACAATCAGCTCCCGCTCCAGGACATCCGTTGGAAGCTTCACATAGTACTCCACCGGTTGAAGTGTCTCCGGGTCGCGGTACAAGCCGACGTGTCCGACCTTAGCTGCAGGAAGCAGCTTAAGAATGCCGTCTACCATCCCTAGACCTGCACGCAGAATTGGGATAAGCCCCAGCATTCTGCCGGAAATAATACGGCAATCTGCAGTCGTCACTGGCGTCTTCACCTGTACGTGCTCTAGCGGGATATCGCGGGTAATCTCGTAAGCCATTAGCGTCGCGACTTCGTCTACGAGCTCGCGGAAGTCTTTTGTATTCGTATTTTCATCACGAATATATGTAAGTTTGTGTTGGATAAGCGGATGATCACAGATAAATACTTTCCCCATAATTTGTTTCCTCCTGAAAGCTTTCTACATAAGCGTAAACCGTTATTTACGCAAATCTTATCCATTATATCATATGTTATCCAACTTATCCTCTACAAAACCTGCCTATTCTATTCTTCTTATTACAGAGCAAAAAAAGAGCCGGCTCATCGATCGAGTCAGCTCTTATTTATGGAGATCTATGAAATTAGTAGCTCAAACCTGGGTAAAGCGGGTACTGAGCTGTCAAATCTTTCACCATACCGCTTGCTTTTTCCAAAATAGCTTCATCCTTCGGATTTTTCAGTGTCATGCCGATGACTTTAGCAATTGTCTTCATCGCTTCAGCATCCATGCCGCGGGAAGTCACTGCTGGCGTACCCAAACGGATACCGCTAGTGATAAACGGACTTGTAGGATCGAAAGGAATTGCATTTTTGTTCGCTGTAATACCGATTTCGTCCAGTACATGCTCTGCATCTTTACCTGTGATGTTCAGGTTGCGCAGGTCAACGAGCATCAAGTGGTTATCCGTACCGCCGGAAACCAGGTTAATGCCTTCCGCTTGCAGGGACTCAGCTAGAACTTGAGCATTGCTGACGACTTTCTTCGCATACTCTTTGAATTCAGGCTGCAAAGCTTCGCCGAAGGATACGGCTTTAGCTGCGATGGTGTGCATCAATGGTCCGCCTTGGGAGCCAGGGAATACCGCTTTATCGATCGCTGCCGCCCAGGATTTGCGGGTCAAAATCATACCGCCGCGAGGACCGCGAAGCGTTTTGTGCGTTGTTGTTGTAACAAAATGCGCGTGTGGCACTGGGTTTGGATGCAAGCCTGCAGCTACGAGACCTGCGATATGTGCCATATCTACGAAGAACAATGCGCCTACATCGTTAGCGATGGAAGCCAGTGCTTCGAAGTCGATGATACGCGGATACGCGCTTGCGCCCGCTACGATCATGCGAGGCTTATGTTTGAATGCCGCTTTGCGGACATCGTCGTAATCAATGCGGAAATCTTTTTCGCTAACGCCGTAAGCAACGAAGTTGTACAGGATACCGGATGCGTTAACCGGGCTGCCGTGAGTCAAGTGGCCGCCGTGCGCCAGATTCATACCCAGGACGGTATCACCATGATTCAATGCTGCCAAGTATACCGCCATATTAGCTTGGGCACCGGAGTGAGGCTGCACGTTCGCATGCTCAGCACCGAACAATTCTTTCGCGCGGTCACGTGCAATATCTTCTACGACATCGACGTATTCACAGCCGCCGTAGTATCTTTTGCCTGGGTAGCCTTCCGCATATTTATTGGTAAGGACCGTACCCATTGCTTCCATTACAGCTTCGCTGACAATGTTCTCGGAAGCAATCAATTCAATTTTGTCGCGCTGGCGACCTAGCTCAAGGTTCATCGCTTCCGCGATTTTTGGATCCTGCTTGCTCAAAAAATTCGTAGACATGTTAACATTCCTCCCTAGTTATATCTATATCTTCTTTCAACAATCCGATTGGGGTGATGCTCCTTGATATTGCCGTCCTGCCGCTTCCTCGGTATAAACCGCACGCATGCCGCCGATCAGCTTAGGTCTTGCATAAGCCATCGTGACATAGGCATGACCAATGTGCTTCACGGGCGGTCTGACTGGCACGGCTACACGGCGTACATGCATGCCGATCAACGTACTGCCGATATCGATGCCCGCGTGAGCTTGAATCGTTTCTACTGCAACAGCTTTTTCAAAGTGGCGAAACGCATAGGACGCCATAGCGCCACCGGCCTTCGGTACCGGAATCACCGACACTTCTTCCAAATGCGGGTACAAGGCAAGTGTTGCCTCATCAATAACAAGAGCCCGGTTCAAGTGTTCACAGCATTGGAATGCAGGATGAAGTCCAAATTCCCGGCATACAGCCTGTACGGTTTGGAAGATTGGCTGTGCCACATCCAAGGTCCCGGAAGTTCCGATGCGCTGCCCTACGACTTCACTCGTACTCGTGCCAACAACCAGCAGCTGCCCCGGCTTCAGTCCTCCTGCTTGCACCAACGCACGAAGATTCGCTTCTACACCTTCAGCCACACTTTCAAGAATGGAATCGGACATAGGGTCGCCTCCTGCCTTAGGGATGCAGAGTAAAGCGGTCTTCGATCTTCTGAACCTTGTTAATCCGATTTTGGTGACGAACGCCTTGCGAGAACTCCGTTTCCAGCCAAATCTTTACGATTTCTTCAGCAACGCCAGGCCCGATTACACGCTCACCAAGCGCGAGTACATTCGTATCGTTGTGCTCACGAGTTGCTTTAGCTGAGAATAAATCGTGAACTAGTGCACAGCGGATGCCGGGAACCTTGTTCGCAGCGATCGACATGCCGATTCCTGTACCGCAAATGAGAATACCTTTATCCGCTTCACCGGCAACAACCTTCTCGCAAACTTCCAACGCATAGTCGGGATAATCCACGGAATCTGCGCAGCTGCAGCCGTAATCTATAACCTGGTGGCCCAAAGATTCAATAAAAGGAATGATAACATCTTTCAAACGATACCCTGCATGATCCGCACCTAATGCAATTTTCATCGGTAAACGCTCCTTTGTTAAGTAACTTGCCCTTCCTATTATAGCCTAATGTCCACCAGAAAACGAAAAAAAGAGCAGGATACGCGGAACTCCGCGTATTGCTCTTTTGCCCAGGCGACCGGCCGTATAACCCGATGCTCCATTGTGGTTGCTCCCACTCGTCGCCAGTTACATCAGGTCTTGCTTGTTATCATTATTTTAACGCATTCCTTCACACCTGTAAAGATGGTTCCGCTGTGCACCTGTAATTTAAGACTTTGAGCGGGACTGCCATTCACGAATCTTAGGGATCAGCTTATCGAGAAATTGATCAATCTCTGCGGCTGTCTCCCGGTATACCTCAATGGGTCCTCCGAAAGGATCGGAAATATCATAGTCGGGGGCCTGCAGGTCAAGCATCATATATCGCTGGCGTTCTTCATCTGTAATCGGCTCGGATAGGGCTTGCTTCAATTGAAGCTCGCTAATGAGCTTTTCCCGCTCTTCTACCACCTGGATTACCTTCGGGTCATCCTCAACGTACTCTTTTAGTGTATACGTTTTTTTCAACGGCATCCGGAAATCGTTGGATCACATTGCGCTTATGGCCAACGGTCATCGTTAGTATGAGATCTGCCCATTCGACTTCTGAGGCTTGGACAGCCAGAGAACGGATGGTATCCTGAAACCCGCTTCCTGCAAAATAGAGGCGCTGTTCGCCGAAATATCCCCTCCGGTGAATGCCGATACGCCAGCAGAACGGACCTCAGCCGCAAGTCCTTCTTTTTGCACCTTGATACGCAGCAACCCTTCCGCGAGTGGACTTCGGCACGTATTTCCTGTACAGACAAAAAGAATTCGCAACTTGATCACTCCTTACCAAGCTTTCCTGATGAAAGCATAATTCGATTGCAGTTGCCATTTCTTGCAACCACTGCATCTTTATATTGTATCACAGCAGAAATTTGATCCCAAACGCGAGAAGAATCAGTCCGCCAAAGGCTTCTCCATATTCACCAACCCAATTGCCCACCCGTCTGCCGAGCAGAAGTCCCGCGATGGACATGAGTCCTCCGAACGCCCCGAATATGAGTACAGTGAGAACAATATCAGAAGCAAACATCCCCAGGGAAACACCTACGGACAAGGAATCGATACTCACACTCAGTGCAAAAAGCGTAAGTCCCCATAACGTGCTGTGATCGAATGAGGAGACGTCTTCTCCTCTCAAAGAGCTGTATACCATATGAGCGCCTAATAAAATAAGCAAACAGCCTCCTGCAGCTGTCGCTACATTACCGAGCAGCGAGCTCGCATAGTGCCCCATGAACATCCCCATTAAAGGCATAATGACATGAAAAATGCCGATGACGATGCTAATTTTGAGAATATCGAGCAGGCGCACACCTTTCATCCCAATGCCGATGCCCAGTGAAAATGCATCCAGCCCCAAGGCGATGGCCATGATGATAATCGTCAGCAGTTGTCCTAATTCCATTGATGTTGCAAACATGCCCGAACCCCCTGTCCACGTTTTCTTTCCCAAGATATGCGGACAAACAGGGATTCATGCTAGCTATACTTGCACAAGGCTATGGCCGGCTGCTTTGTACATCCGGTTCATGATCGCCTGGCCTAGCCCCTCTTCCGGACAAGCCTCAGCATTCATATAGGTTATACCTTCCGTATCAAAACGCCTTAACGCTCCGTATAGCTCCCGCGCAATCGTCTCAGGACGTGAAAGACTGCCGCAGGCTATAACAAGATCAGCCTGATACCAAGCAGCGTGTTCCTCATAGGTTAGAACACCCGTTCTCATTCCTTGTAGTTTGGCAGCATCAAGGTCCTGCTGAATCCAAGCGGCGACAGCCTGCGGCGTGTCTCCCATTACAATTTGCATGGCGCCTTGCGGAGCGTAATGCGTGTATTTCATTCCTGGAGCTCGTGGCGCTTCCGATTCATGCAGCGTTTCCTTCTGGGGTTCGTGAACCACCTTACCGGGAAGTGCAGCACGGAGCGATTCAGCCGTTATCCCGCCAGGCCTAAGAATATATAATTCGTTATCATCCACCATCTGGATGACGGTCGATTCAACGCCCACCCCAGTGGGTCCGCCATCAAGCAGACCTCCGATCTTCCCCTCCAAATCCTCTCTCACATGCACAGCCAACGTAGGGCTTGGACGGCCAGAGCTGTTAGCGCTCGGTGCCGCTACTGGACATCCCGCTTCCTTCAACAGCTCCAAGGCAACAGGGT
This genomic window from Paenibacillus hexagrammi contains:
- the wecB gene encoding non-hydrolyzing UDP-N-acetylglucosamine 2-epimerase, producing the protein MKRLKIITIFGTRPEAIKMAPLVLELEKHPEHIESLVCVTAQHREILDQVLDLFKIKPDFDLNVMKDRQTLNEITIRVLQGLEPVFQETKPDLILVHGDTLTTFLGSYAAFLQQIQVGHVEAGLRTWNKMSPYPEEMNRQLTGVLSDLHFAPTDLSASSLRKENKPEDRIYITGNTVTDVFQYTVQKDFQHPILDWAQGRKLILMTAHRRESQGEPHRQIFRAVRRIADEFEDIAIVYPVHPSPAVKEPAHEILGDHPRIKLIDPLDVFELHNFYPHTHMILTDSGGIQEEAPSFGVPALVLRETTERPEGIDAGTLELVGTSEEKVYERTRALLTDANLYNKMSQAANPYGDGKASQRIVQAILHHFGRTSERPAPFQP
- the upp gene encoding uracil phosphoribosyltransferase; this encodes MGKVFICDHPLIQHKLTYIRDENTNTKDFRELVDEVATLMAYEITRDIPLEHVQVKTPVTTADCRIISGRMLGLIPILRAGLGMVDGILKLLPAAKVGHVGLYRDPETLQPVEYYVKLPTDVLERELIVIDPMLATGGSANAAIEVLKRRGCTQIKLMCLIAAPEGIKAVQNEHPNVDIYVAAVDDYLNDHGYIVPGLGDAGDRLFGTK
- the glyA gene encoding serine hydroxymethyltransferase; the encoded protein is MSTNFLSKQDPKIAEAMNLELGRQRDKIELIASENIVSEAVMEAMGTVLTNKYAEGYPGKRYYGGCEYVDVVEDIARDRAKELFGAEHANVQPHSGAQANMAVYLAALNHGDTVLGMNLAHGGHLTHGSPVNASGILYNFVAYGVSEKDFRIDYDDVRKAAFKHKPRMIVAGASAYPRIIDFEALASIANDVGALFFVDMAHIAGLVAAGLHPNPVPHAHFVTTTTHKTLRGPRGGMILTRKSWAAAIDKAVFPGSQGGPLMHTIAAKAVSFGEALQPEFKEYAKKVVSNAQVLAESLQAEGINLVSGGTDNHLMLVDLRNLNITGKDAEHVLDEIGITANKNAIPFDPTSPFITSGIRLGTPAVTSRGMDAEAMKTIAKVIGMTLKNPKDEAILEKASGMVKDLTAQYPLYPGLSY
- a CDS encoding TIGR01440 family protein, with translation MSDSILESVAEGVEANLRALVQAGGLKPGQLLVVGTSTSEVVGQRIGTSGTLDVAQPIFQTVQAVCREFGLHPAFQCCEHLNRALVIDEATLALYPHLEEVSVIPVPKAGGAMASYAFRHFEKAVAVETIQAHAGIDIGSTLIGMHVRRVAVPVRPPVKHIGHAYVTMAYARPKLIGGMRAVYTEEAAGRQYQGASPQSDC
- the rpiB gene encoding ribose 5-phosphate isomerase B gives rise to the protein MKIALGADHAGYRLKDVIIPFIESLGHQVIDYGCSCADSVDYPDYALEVCEKVVAGEADKGILICGTGIGMSIAANKVPGIRCALVHDLFSAKATREHNDTNVLALGERVIGPGVAEEIVKIWLETEFSQGVRHQNRINKVQKIEDRFTLHP
- a CDS encoding low molecular weight phosphatase family protein; the protein is MPLKKTYTLKEYVEDDPKVIQVVEEREKLISELQLKQALSEPITDEERQRYMMLDLQAPDYDISDPFGGPIEVYRETAAEIDQFLDKLIPKIREWQSRSKS
- a CDS encoding arsenate reductase/protein-tyrosine-phosphatase family protein, encoding MRILFVCTGNTCRSPLAEGLLRIKVQKEGLAAEVRSAGVSAFTGGDISANSASILQEAGFRIPSVLWLSKPQKSNGQISY
- a CDS encoding manganese efflux pump MntP, translating into MFATSMELGQLLTIIIMAIALGLDAFSLGIGIGMKGVRLLDILKISIVIGIFHVIMPLMGMFMGHYASSLLGNVATAAGGCLLILLGAHMVYSSLRGEDVSSFDHSTLWGLTLFALSVSIDSLSVGVSLGMFASDIVLTVLIFGAFGGLMSIAGLLLGRRVGNWVGEYGEAFGGLILLAFGIKFLL
- a CDS encoding L-threonylcarbamoyladenylate synthase; translated protein: MTQYWTARASEVGALDPDCITQAAKLLREGETVAFPTETVYGLGADATNTKAVDQIYKAKGRPSDNPLIVHIADIRQLNDLVAASAITSSHRRLMEAFWPGPLTIVFPVKEGVLSPLVTAGLSTVGIRIPDHPVALELLKEAGCPVAAPSANSSGRPSPTLAVHVREDLEGKIGGLLDGGPTGVGVESTVIQMVDDNELYILRPGGITAESLRAALPGKVVHEPQKETLHESEAPRAPGMKYTHYAPQGAMQIVMGDTPQAVAAWIQQDLDAAKLQGMRTGVLTYEEHAAWYQADLVIACGSLSRPETIARELYGALRRFDTEGITYMNAEACPEEGLGQAIMNRMYKAAGHSLVQV